The genomic segment AGGACGATCTGGAGAGAGACGGACATGGCCGCTGATCAAGGGCCGTGACGTCCACCGAAGGGGATAGTTCGCTTGCGGGCCCAGGCCCGATGCGGATCAAGCTCTCAGGTACCGTGACAGATGGGGCGCTGAAGCAGCCGGTTTCACCGGCGGTTCGGCGACTCTAACCCACGGGAGCCTGAAGACCATTATGCCTCACATTGCGATCATTGGCGCCGGCATCACCGGCGTGACGACGGCCTATGCCCTGCTCGAACGTGGCTACCGGGTGACTGTACTCGACAGGCATCGCTACGCCGCGATGGAAACCTCGTTCGCCAATGGCGGACAGCTCTCCGCCAGCAACGCGGAAGTCTGGAACAGCGCCGCGACCATCCTCAAGGGGTTGCGCTGGATGCTTCGAAGCGACGCGCCGCTCCTGATGAATCCGAAGCCGAGCTGGCACAAATATTCCTGGATCGGCGAATTCGTCGGCAACATCGGCCGCTATCGCGCCAACACCATCGAGACCACGCGGCTCGCCATCGAGGCGCGCAAGCATCTGTTCTCGATCGCCGAGCGCGAGAAAATCGCCTTCGATCTCGAACGCCGCGGCATCCTGCATGTCTATCACGACAAGGCGGGTTTCGAAACGGGCCTGCGGGTCAACACGCTGCTGCAACAAGGCGGGCTCGACCGCCGGCCGGTGACGACGGACGAAATCCGCAGCCTCGAGCCTGCGCTGCAGACGGCCTGCTATGGCGGCTTCTTCACGCCATCGGATGCGACCGGCGATATCCACAAGTTCACCCGCGGGCTCGCCGACGCCTGCATCCGCCGCGGCGCGGCCTTCATCCACGAAGCCGATGTCGATGCGATCTCGCGCGGCGATGACGGCTTCCGCATCGGCTGGAGAGAAGCCGCTTCGCCCGATGCTGACATCGCGAGGCGGCACGAGTTACAGGCGAATGGAATCGTGATTTGCGCCGGCGTGGCGAGCCGCCACTTCGCCGGCATGCTCAACGATCGCGTCAACGTCTATCCGGTAAAGGGCTATTCGATCACCGTGCAGCTCGATGCCCCGCAAGGCCGGGACGCTGCACCGACCGTCAGCCTGCTCGATGAAGCTGCGAAGATCGTTACCAGCCGGCTCGGCGCCGACCGCTTCCGCGTCGCGGGCACCGCCGAGTTCAACGGCTTCAACCGCGATATTCGCGCCGACCGGATCCAGCCGCTGGTCGACTGGGTGCGGCAGCATTTCCCCGGCATCGATACCTCAAAGGTCGTGCCATGGGCGGGCTTGCGTCCGATGATGCCGAACATGATGCCGGTGGTGCGTGCCGGCCGGATCCCCGGCGTGTTCTACAATACGGGCCATGGTCATCTCGGCTGGACCCTGTCTGCCGCGACCGCACAGATGGTGGCAGGAGCGGTCGATGACTGGCGCGACCCCGACGCGCCTTCAATGGTCCCGTCCGGCACCGGGCGCACGGCGATCTCGGCGTCTTGCTGATCTCAAACACGCCAAGGCTCGAGATGATCGGTCTGACCCTTGATCTCGCCCGTTGCGATCGACGTGCGCGGGGTACCAGTGCTTCGCAGACAAGAAATGGTTGTGTCGCGCCGCTCCAAGTATTGCTGTCTCAAACGGAGCCGGTTGCAGGTAAGCCCGCTCCGCCTGTGCTCAATGAGTGCAGTCCGCTAAAAGACGGGATTGAAGATCAGTTTGCACTGTTTGGCATGTTGATGCGTACTCAGGCCACCGCTCTCTTAAGCATCCCGGGCGTAAATCCGTGAGCGGCGCGAAATATTCTGGAGAGATGGCTTTGATCCGCGAAGCCGGCTCCGACGGCCGCATCGGCCAGACTTGCTCCAGCCTCAATCAAGGCGTTTGCGCGCCGAAGTCGGCGATCACGAATGAAAGCGGCTGGGGTAAGGCCAGCCACCTTCTTGAAGTCGCGAATGACCTGAAAACGAGTAACACCGGCAGCCGCCGCAAGTTGTTGCAGATCAATACTGAAACACAATCTTTTTTCGACTAACTCTTGGTAGACAGCCATTCGACGCCGGGCATTTGAATGCTCGACGAATTCCGGAGGGCTTTGCGGATGCGTATGCCGCAAGATGAGATGGCGCAAGGAGACCAGCATCGCCGTCTCGGCCGCCAGTATGTCATCGCTCCGCGACAACCGATGAGCCAGTGCCATCGCATCCCTCAGTTGCGGATCGTCTATCGCCGACTGCCGAAATATAGGAGATTCGCTGCGGCCGAGCTCCACCGCGACGTGTGTCAGGAACTCTACTTGAGGATAGAAGGTGCGATAGGACCAGCCATCGGGGCATCCAGACTCCCCATCGTGCCATTCCTCGGGGTTGACCACGAGCAGTGTACCCGTTGGTGCAACGACGGTTTCTCGACCAATTTTGACGCGTTCAGCGCCTGCGGTGATTAGCGCAATGACGTAGTTTGGATGAGTATGGCGGTCATACCGGTGCTTCGTGAACTTTGCCTTCAAGAGACCCAGGTCACGGAAGCGCGGGTGGCGCCAGAACTCTTGCTCTTCTTGCAAGTCCTTGCTCATCGGCTGGTCAATCTCGTTCAAGACTCCTGCGGCGCGAAGCCATCTCATTCCTTGAGATTTGAGATGATCGCACACCAGGAGCAAGCCAATGCTGCATAATGACCCGATCGCGGTGATATCACCAGAGGTGATCGCCTGGCGGCATCAGATCCATGCCAATCCAGAACTTGGCTTCCAGGAGAATGAGACGGCGCGCTTCGTAGCTGATCAATTGCGAAGCTTTGGCCTTGAGGTGCATGAACGGATCGCCGGCACCGGCGTTGTTGGCGTGCTGAAGAACGGGAGTGGCAAGCGGGCCATCGGCCTGCGGGCCGAGCTGGACGCGCTGCCCATCGTCGAGCGAACCGGTCTCCCCTACGCCTCCAAACGTCAGGGTTTGATGCATGCCTGTGGACATGATGGCCACACGGCGATGCTACTTGGTTCCGCTAAGCTTCTGAGTGAGAATCCCAATTTTTTGATGGCACTGTCTACTTCGTCTTCCAACCTGCGGAAGAGAACGACGGCGGGAGCATGCGTATGATCGAGGATGGCGTCTTTGAAAGGTTCCCAGTCGAAGCCATGTATGCCGTACACAACTGGCCAGGCCAAAAATTCGGCACGATCGCCACTCGCGTCGGGCCCCAGATGGCGGCAGTCGACAATTTCGGTTTGGTTTTCTCGGGGTTCGGCGCCGATGCGGCCATGCCGCATTTGGGCGATGATCCTATTCTTGCGGCCGGGGCATTTATCAACGCGGTGCAACGCATTGTCAGCCGTTCGGTCGACCCGCAAATGCCCCTCGTTGTCAGCCTTACCCAAGTCCACGGCGGGAATGTCGGCAACATCATTCCCAACGAGATGAGGCTCCAAGGGAAATGCCGCTTCTTCGACCCGACCCTTTCGGCGCATTGCGAGAAGTTGTTGGATCAGATTGCTCTAGGCATCGCCGCTTCGTACGGCGTCCATGGAAAGCTCGACTATAGGAGGGGCTATCCTCCCGTGGTGAACACGGCAGAGGCCGTAGCGCTAGCGACAGCGACCGCCGCTCGGGTCGTGGGTCAAGAAAATACCTTAATTGATTTCAGCCCCAGCCTCGGCTGCGAGAATTTCGCTTTCATGATTAGGGCGGTCGGCGGCTCCTATGCGTGGATCGGCTCGGGCGAGGTTGGCCCCGGCGAAGGGCTTCATGGCGATCGATACGTCTTCAATGACGGCATCGTGCCGATCGTATTGCGGTACTGGACTGAACTTGTTGCTCGGGCGCTGCCTCGTACCCTAGATGAGGCCCTTTCATGATGATCGATGCAGCAGGCAGAAAGATCATCAGCGAACGTCGCGGCGGTAGGATCATCGTCAATGGCGCCGACACGGTCATGCTCGGTTCCAATGACTATCTCGGTCTTTCCCTTGATGAGCGAGTCCTCGCTGCGACGAGCGAGGCGATTAAGCTTTATGGGACCGGGACTGGAGTCTATCCCGCTTTTGCGACGACGGTCCTTCATGAGGAGTTGCGCCAAACTCTCGCGTCCTTCCTCCAAGTGGAAGATGTTCTCCTATTTTCGTCAGGCGGCTGCGCCAACGCCGGCGTCCTGACCACGCTCGCCGAAGCGGGCGACGTCATTATCTCCGACCGATTGAACCACGCTAGTATTATCGATGGGTGCCGACTCAGCCGCGCCGACGTGCTTCCCTACAAGAATCGAGACATTAACGACCTCGAGGTCGTGTTGCGGAAGACTACCAAGGCGCGCCGCCGGCTTATCGTCACGGATGGCGTTTTCAGTATGGAAGGAGGCGCCGCTCCGCTGCAAGAGATCTATGCGCTCGCGTTGCGATACGATGCTCAACTGATGGTCGACGAGGCACATGCGCTAGGTGTTGTCGGGCCGAATGGCCGGGGGACGGCGCCCTTCCGTGGCCTACCCAACGGTTCTATGGGGCTCGTGTTGACCGGTTCATTCTCAAAGGCGCTGGGCGGCGCCAGCGGAGGCTTCGTCGCCGGCTCGAACGATGTCGTTTCTCGGCTCAGGGCTCATAGCCGAAGCTTTATCTTCACCATGGGCATGACGACAGCAAATGCTGCAGCAGCACTCGCCGCACTCAAAATCTGCCAATCTGATCCCGCGCTCCTAGATCGCCTGTCGGCCAACCTCGCTTATCTGCGGGCCAGCTTCCACTCTCATGACCTGCCGTTTCTGGACAGCGACAGCGCAATCACCGCTTTAATGATCGGGGGCGAGGATCGAGCTCGGCGGATTTCCTCTACACTTAGTGGCAAAGGCGTCTATGCGCCGGCGATGACATATCCCGTAGTCGCGGAAGGTCGAGCTCGCCTTCGAATTCAGGTGAGCGCCGCCCATGCTGTAGCAGATCTTGATCACGCCGCCCTTCTGATTGCCGACCTGCTGAACGGTTCAGCCTAGCGTCTTGTTTAGTTCATTCAGCGCGGCGAAGTGCAAATGTCACACAGACTCGACAAGTCGACGACAGAAGTGTCGATGCATGCTCTATGGCTGTCAATTGGCTACGAGCCCGCCCTCGGCGGATAGCGAAGGCCGTACGAAGTTGCGGCTTCCTTCATGCTGGTCACGTCCTGAACCGAACGGAGAGCAGCCTCGCGGGAAGCCAATACATCGTTGGAATCAGCGATTCCAACCTCCGCGATGAAACGTTCCAGTCCGGCTGGCGCATAGATCACCAAGACTTCGGCACTTTCAGCGCCTACAGGATCAAAGCTATAGGCAAGCCCAGGCTCGACATGCAGAAAATCGCCGCGGCGCAATTGCTTCTTCTGTCCCGCTATCGTGAACTCCAACTCGCCACGGAGGATATAGAAGGCCTCCGCCTCAGCGCCATGAGCATGCTCGGAGGCACCCGCTCCCTTTTCAATGAGGGAATGAGACAATGTGTAGCGGCCGTTGGTTTCGGCCTCACCCGCGATTATTGATTGCCGCTGGCCACCGATCCAAAACGTCCGGCGTTGATGCGAGTTAACGAGAGTAAACGGCGGCGTGTGATCGCTCATTGTTGAAAATCCTAGTGTTCCTTGCAGCCTCCCGGAGGCTTGCAGCGTTATTACCGAGCCGTCTTGGATGATTGGGACCAGCACGGCAAATCGCCATCTGCAACTTTGTGCCGGACGTCAAAAAAGGCCCGTTCGATCCAAGACGGTGCGATCCACTTCTCTAGTTATTTCCCGACTGTGGTGATTGGCCTGGAGGCAATCACTCACCAACTACAGGAGGGAGTGATGGAGATGAAGCTCGCGGCTTTGCCGCGTGTTGCGCAATCGCTGGATCTGGTCAAGCTCTTAGTGTTTGCAGCAATTTGCGTCGCGATGGCTGAATTGGCGGGGCCGGTGACGATTCCGCTCGGCGGCGCGTACCGGATTACATTGTTGCCGTTCCTGTGGGCGATGCTGATCGGAGTGGTCTGGGGCATCGCATCGCCGCGACTTCCGGGTGCCCTGAGATTAGATATGAATTTGCAGCGGCTTGCGAGCCTCGGGCTTCAGCTTGCTCTATTGCTATTCATTGCGAAGCTCGGTTTGCTAGTCGGTGGCTCATTGCCGAGAATCCTTGATGCAGGATGGGCGCTGATGTTCCAGGAGTTTGGCCATTTCTTCGGTACGGCAATGGTCGGGCTGCCGATCGCGCTGCTGCTTGGTATCAAACGCGAAGCGATTGGTGCAACGTTTTCGGTCGGGCGCGAGCCGAGCTTAGCCATTATCGGCGAACGTTACGGGATGGACAGCCCCGAAGGCCGCGGAGTGCTGGCCGAGTATATCACAGGCACTGTATTTGGAACGATCTTCATCTCTCTATTTGCCTCGCTCGTAACTAGCTTAGGCATCTTTCACCCTCGCGCTCTGGCAATGGGCGCCGGTATGGGGTCGGGTAGCTTGATGGCAGCAGCAGCAAGCGCAATCTCGGCTCAGCAGAGTCCCGAAATAGCCAAGGAAGTGGCTGCCTTCGCGGCAGCCAGCAATCTAATCACGACCACGATCGGGACCTATTTCACACTCTTCCTTTCCCTTCCTTTCACGGTTTGGGCCTATGCGGTCTTGGAGCCGATCTTCCGGCGCGGCGCTTGCAAGCCAGTAGTGGAAACCTATTCGGATGGGCTCTCGGACGCTGTCGGTCGTTTGCAGGACGAACAAAAGCTTTCGAATGCTCAAATAGTGCTGGTTTGGGTCGGAGTTGGCTTGATCGCCCTTGCAGCGAACTACCTCGCTTTCAGGACATTGCCCGACTATTCCACCGTGGCAGGTCTTGCGGTTATTCTCAGCTGTGTCGCAGTCGGATACGTAATGTACAGGGCCGCGGGGGGAGTGTTCCCTGCCGTACTCTCGGTGTCTCTCCTAGCAATGGTATTGACGTTTCCGACGACGCCTTACGCCGCCGACGTCGCCGCTGTCACCAATCGCATCAATTTTCTGGCACTGGCGACACCCGTTATCGCGCTCGCCGGCCTGTCGATTTCAAAGGATCTTCCAGCATTCCGCAAGCTCGGCTGGCGTATCGTGGTCGTCTCGCTGGCGGCGAACGCTGGCACGTTTGTTGGCGGCGCCTTCGTCGCGCAGATCTTCATGGGAGGCCACCCCTAGAAAGGTTGCCTCACGCTAACATTGTCCCTCGTTGCAAGCGGCGGGAAGGCGCGACAACCAACGAGGTACTTTCGTGTTCGACGACGATTCACGCTGTCTTGGATGAATGGGACCAACTTGTTGGTACCGTTCCGGAGCGAGCATCGAGGCTCGCGTAGTTAGTCTCTTGGACTCTTGTGGCGGTATGCTAAAATTCTTGACTGGGGAGTTCCTACGACAATCGATTTGGATCCAAATTCGGAGCACGACCGTGGTAGCGCCCAAGTCCGCATCAGAACCGCGAACGACGCTGTCCGTACTGCCGTCGAAAGTCGGTCGCATTGAATTTATCAAAGGAGGTCAGCATTGCTGGCGATTTCGGCCGCATTTCCATGCCGGCGACGAGATCGTGCATCTCCTAGCAGGACGAGCGCGGCTGTATCTGCGAGACAAATTCTATGAAGTGTCAGCTGGCGACACCGTTGTGGTTCCGGCCGGATTTGTTCATCGATTTGCGCCAGTCGATGAGGAGGGCTGGTCGTTCATATCGGAATTTGCAGTGCAATCACCTTCACCAAGGTTAGGCTATCTCCCAGACGACCGCTCCTCGCTTGCAGCGCAAGCTGCGTCGATTCTCGCGCGTCGAAAAACGCTCCAATCCGATCTAGATGAGATTGCGGCCGCTTGCTCCATCTCGCCACGCTATTTGTCGCGGCGGTTCCGCAAGGAGGTCGGTACGAGCGTCCACAATTTTCATTCTCTCTTGGCAATCCATCGTGCCAAAACGCTGCTGCGGGGCCAAGCGTCGCTAGTAGAAGCCGCATTAGACGCCGGATTTTACGATCAAGCGCACCTGACACGCGAATTCGTGCGCACATTTGGTATGACTCCTGGCACCTTTCGGTCTGCTTGGCGCGCTGCAGCTTAGCGTAGGTCTCATCCATCCAAGACTTATTTGTCTTCTGCCTCCACCCTCGTGCGATGGTTGTTGAGCTTGTCTCAATTCTCGCTCGCTGTGTGACAGGACAGACGGACAAAAGAAAGTCATGAATTTTCACGTATCAGAAGAGACGGTTCAACGTATGCGCGAATGGCGACATGCGCTTCATCAGATGCCGGAGATTGCTTATCGCGAGACGAAGACAGCAGACTTTGTTGCTGCATGCCTTAACAAGTTTGGCTTGCGGGTCGAGCGAGGCCTCGCGGGCACCGGCGTCGTTGGAGTGTTGGAAGGTAGCATCCAATCCGATCAAGCGATCGGCCTTCGTGCTGAGCTCGACGCGTTGCCCATTACGGAGACCTCGAACATCAAGTATGCATCGAAGCACCAAGGCATGATGCACGCCTGCGGCCACGATGG from the Bradyrhizobium sp. WBAH42 genome contains:
- a CDS encoding D-amino acid dehydrogenase; its protein translation is MPHIAIIGAGITGVTTAYALLERGYRVTVLDRHRYAAMETSFANGGQLSASNAEVWNSAATILKGLRWMLRSDAPLLMNPKPSWHKYSWIGEFVGNIGRYRANTIETTRLAIEARKHLFSIAEREKIAFDLERRGILHVYHDKAGFETGLRVNTLLQQGGLDRRPVTTDEIRSLEPALQTACYGGFFTPSDATGDIHKFTRGLADACIRRGAAFIHEADVDAISRGDDGFRIGWREAASPDADIARRHELQANGIVICAGVASRHFAGMLNDRVNVYPVKGYSITVQLDAPQGRDAAPTVSLLDEAAKIVTSRLGADRFRVAGTAEFNGFNRDIRADRIQPLVDWVRQHFPGIDTSKVVPWAGLRPMMPNMMPVVRAGRIPGVFYNTGHGHLGWTLSAATAQMVAGAVDDWRDPDAPSMVPSGTGRTAISASC
- a CDS encoding AraC family transcriptional regulator, translated to MNEIDQPMSKDLQEEQEFWRHPRFRDLGLLKAKFTKHRYDRHTHPNYVIALITAGAERVKIGRETVVAPTGTLLVVNPEEWHDGESGCPDGWSYRTFYPQVEFLTHVAVELGRSESPIFRQSAIDDPQLRDAMALAHRLSRSDDILAAETAMLVSLRHLILRHTHPQSPPEFVEHSNARRRMAVYQELVEKRLCFSIDLQQLAAAAGVTRFQVIRDFKKVAGLTPAAFIRDRRLRRANALIEAGASLADAAVGAGFADQSHLSRIFRAAHGFTPGMLKRAVA
- a CDS encoding M20/M25/M40 family metallo-hydrolase, encoding MLHNDPIAVISPEVIAWRHQIHANPELGFQENETARFVADQLRSFGLEVHERIAGTGVVGVLKNGSGKRAIGLRAELDALPIVERTGLPYASKRQGLMHACGHDGHTAMLLGSAKLLSENPNFLMALSTSSSNLRKRTTAGACV
- a CDS encoding M20/M25/M40 family metallo-hydrolase gives rise to the protein MRMIEDGVFERFPVEAMYAVHNWPGQKFGTIATRVGPQMAAVDNFGLVFSGFGADAAMPHLGDDPILAAGAFINAVQRIVSRSVDPQMPLVVSLTQVHGGNVGNIIPNEMRLQGKCRFFDPTLSAHCEKLLDQIALGIAASYGVHGKLDYRRGYPPVVNTAEAVALATATAARVVGQENTLIDFSPSLGCENFAFMIRAVGGSYAWIGSGEVGPGEGLHGDRYVFNDGIVPIVLRYWTELVARALPRTLDEALS
- a CDS encoding aminotransferase class I/II-fold pyridoxal phosphate-dependent enzyme yields the protein MMIDAAGRKIISERRGGRIIVNGADTVMLGSNDYLGLSLDERVLAATSEAIKLYGTGTGVYPAFATTVLHEELRQTLASFLQVEDVLLFSSGGCANAGVLTTLAEAGDVIISDRLNHASIIDGCRLSRADVLPYKNRDINDLEVVLRKTTKARRRLIVTDGVFSMEGGAAPLQEIYALALRYDAQLMVDEAHALGVVGPNGRGTAPFRGLPNGSMGLVLTGSFSKALGGASGGFVAGSNDVVSRLRAHSRSFIFTMGMTTANAAAALAALKICQSDPALLDRLSANLAYLRASFHSHDLPFLDSDSAITALMIGGEDRARRISSTLSGKGVYAPAMTYPVVAEGRARLRIQVSAAHAVADLDHAALLIADLLNGSA
- a CDS encoding cupin domain-containing protein, translated to MSDHTPPFTLVNSHQRRTFWIGGQRQSIIAGEAETNGRYTLSHSLIEKGAGASEHAHGAEAEAFYILRGELEFTIAGQKKQLRRGDFLHVEPGLAYSFDPVGAESAEVLVIYAPAGLERFIAEVGIADSNDVLASREAALRSVQDVTSMKEAATSYGLRYPPRAGS
- a CDS encoding DUF3100 domain-containing protein; protein product: MDDWDQHGKSPSATLCRTSKKARSIQDGAIHFSSYFPTVVIGLEAITHQLQEGVMEMKLAALPRVAQSLDLVKLLVFAAICVAMAELAGPVTIPLGGAYRITLLPFLWAMLIGVVWGIASPRLPGALRLDMNLQRLASLGLQLALLLFIAKLGLLVGGSLPRILDAGWALMFQEFGHFFGTAMVGLPIALLLGIKREAIGATFSVGREPSLAIIGERYGMDSPEGRGVLAEYITGTVFGTIFISLFASLVTSLGIFHPRALAMGAGMGSGSLMAAAASAISAQQSPEIAKEVAAFAAASNLITTTIGTYFTLFLSLPFTVWAYAVLEPIFRRGACKPVVETYSDGLSDAVGRLQDEQKLSNAQIVLVWVGVGLIALAANYLAFRTLPDYSTVAGLAVILSCVAVGYVMYRAAGGVFPAVLSVSLLAMVLTFPTTPYAADVAAVTNRINFLALATPVIALAGLSISKDLPAFRKLGWRIVVVSLAANAGTFVGGAFVAQIFMGGHP
- a CDS encoding AraC family transcriptional regulator encodes the protein MVAPKSASEPRTTLSVLPSKVGRIEFIKGGQHCWRFRPHFHAGDEIVHLLAGRARLYLRDKFYEVSAGDTVVVPAGFVHRFAPVDEEGWSFISEFAVQSPSPRLGYLPDDRSSLAAQAASILARRKTLQSDLDEIAAACSISPRYLSRRFRKEVGTSVHNFHSLLAIHRAKTLLRGQASLVEAALDAGFYDQAHLTREFVRTFGMTPGTFRSAWRAAA